From Spirosoma aerolatum, one genomic window encodes:
- a CDS encoding helix-turn-helix domain-containing protein: MVPDSVLQSELLTSSEKLLFPQLVVLCGTDGRTNADNDELAARLNISERSCSAFITNLHRAGFLTVLVDRRLKKNQRTIILNELTQDFALSPVLLQKLMLADADSCVKLAQILASALPDAKSCVMLAQFLASANKEQCADSERFTEADAGFCVNPGQDSRFSGKRDNNIYNNILNTTQESSINTTSNSFAKNLENADQTQNPASTLTPFITLNGQLIEPNQLGQIINLRGIEDDRVAPFVAEHTGRTYNDLKELQDLVRKWLRRTKPKEPKKTVAQRKNDFRDKLNEYHKLNPGKYPVDFYREFFEYWTVTNERGTVMRFEKDAYFLPSLGQKLAYAYKNIYLKNQTHATNNRTGSTKQHAFVSANDLGDTTGTENDDSADQGSQPDKETAGHGLETVFIDLE, from the coding sequence ATGGTACCCGATTCCGTTTTGCAGTCTGAGCTGCTTACTTCCAGCGAGAAACTTCTGTTTCCGCAACTGGTCGTATTGTGCGGTACAGATGGCAGAACCAACGCTGATAATGACGAACTGGCGGCACGTCTAAACATCAGTGAACGGTCGTGTAGTGCCTTTATTACTAACCTGCACCGGGCAGGCTTTTTAACCGTTCTGGTAGATCGTAGACTCAAGAAAAATCAGCGCACAATTATCCTGAACGAGTTGACGCAGGATTTTGCGTTAAGTCCGGTTTTGCTACAAAAGCTGATGTTAGCTGACGCAGATTCTTGCGTCAAGTTGGCGCAAATTCTTGCGTCTGCTCTACCTGACGCAAAATCCTGCGTCATGTTGGCGCAATTTCTTGCGTCAGCTAACAAGGAACAATGCGCTGATTCTGAACGATTTACAGAAGCTGACGCAGGATTTTGCGTCAACCCCGGCCAAGATTCGAGGTTTTCAGGTAAAAGAGATAATAATATATATAATAATATATTAAATACTACACAAGAAAGTAGTATTAATACTACTAGTAACTCTTTTGCAAAAAACCTCGAAAATGCCGACCAGACGCAAAATCCTGCGTCAACTCTGACGCCGTTCATTACGCTAAACGGTCAGCTCATCGAACCAAACCAGCTAGGTCAGATCATAAACCTTCGTGGCATTGAAGACGACCGCGTTGCGCCTTTCGTAGCTGAACACACTGGCCGCACCTACAACGATCTGAAAGAGTTGCAGGACTTGGTTCGTAAGTGGCTCCGGCGCACCAAGCCGAAAGAGCCGAAGAAAACCGTAGCTCAGCGCAAGAACGATTTCCGGGATAAGCTCAACGAGTATCACAAACTGAATCCGGGGAAATATCCGGTCGATTTCTACAGGGAATTTTTCGAGTACTGGACTGTCACCAACGAACGGGGAACCGTAATGCGCTTCGAGAAAGATGCCTATTTCCTGCCAAGTCTCGGACAAAAACTAGCCTACGCCTACAAAAACATTTACCTCAAAAACCAGACACATGCAACCAACAACCGAACTGGCTCCACAAAGCAACATGCTTTTGTCAGCGCAAACGACCTCGGTGACACAACTGGAACCGAAAACGACGATTCAGCAGATCAGGGAAGCCAGCCGGACAAAGAAACTGCCGGACACGGACTTGAAACAGTTTTCATTGATCTGGAATGA
- the dnaN gene encoding DNA polymerase III subunit beta codes for MTETMTAPNPTIDEQIAELKASIATPPVTKTCFIISSKILHKHVKALLSAVSSNPIVPILENILFSVDSDELLTLRASDLQTNICCELPVEVRGIKPTTKPVQFCMNARRLYKLISKLPEQPISIAFNGDSKVTICPDSGYYNFFSENPLDYPKLPTLSEPAKFTMAGKVLVDALIKTLPFTSNDDLRPAMTGVYFEGSNMAATDGHRLIRLQVDGLNTYVGFILPYKAGSVFLKAYGKSDDNVHCEVVKNNMRFVWANYTPIVRLIDERFPDYQNAIPTNNPMSAVINRQALIRLVSRTLDFANPVTHLVAFTFSKGKITVEAEDLDSSEGCTESMAVKYDDHTFKIGFNGLLMADLLKHIPGSHIQLEMSAPNRACVIYPSDGEPDKKHLSLLMPVMLNTYA; via the coding sequence ATGACCGAAACAATGACCGCTCCGAACCCAACGATTGACGAGCAAATTGCCGAACTAAAGGCAAGTATTGCCACTCCACCCGTAACAAAAACCTGCTTTATCATCAGCAGTAAAATCCTGCATAAGCACGTTAAGGCGCTGCTGTCTGCCGTATCCAGCAATCCGATAGTTCCGATTCTGGAAAACATCCTGTTCAGTGTCGATAGCGACGAGCTGCTAACGCTTCGCGCTTCTGACCTGCAAACGAATATCTGCTGCGAATTACCTGTCGAGGTAAGAGGCATCAAACCAACCACCAAGCCTGTGCAGTTCTGTATGAACGCCCGCAGGCTCTACAAACTTATTTCCAAGCTGCCAGAGCAACCGATTTCGATTGCCTTCAACGGTGATAGCAAAGTAACAATCTGTCCAGATTCCGGCTATTATAACTTCTTTTCCGAAAACCCGCTTGATTATCCCAAGCTGCCAACGCTGAGCGAACCGGCCAAGTTTACGATGGCGGGAAAGGTTTTGGTCGATGCTTTGATCAAGACGTTGCCGTTCACCAGTAACGACGATCTGCGGCCAGCCATGACCGGCGTTTATTTCGAGGGCTCCAATATGGCCGCAACGGACGGGCATCGGCTTATTCGCCTTCAAGTGGATGGACTCAATACCTACGTCGGCTTTATCCTGCCCTACAAAGCGGGTAGCGTGTTCCTGAAAGCCTACGGCAAATCTGACGACAACGTTCACTGTGAAGTTGTAAAAAACAATATGCGCTTTGTCTGGGCGAATTACACGCCGATTGTTCGGCTTATCGATGAGCGATTCCCAGATTATCAGAACGCGATTCCGACCAACAATCCAATGTCGGCAGTTATCAACCGGCAGGCATTAATCCGGCTCGTATCCCGGACGCTGGATTTTGCCAACCCTGTCACCCATCTTGTCGCCTTCACATTCAGCAAAGGCAAAATCACTGTCGAAGCGGAAGACCTGGACAGCTCAGAAGGCTGCACCGAGTCAATGGCTGTCAAGTATGACGATCACACGTTCAAGATCGGATTCAACGGGTTACTAATGGCCGATCTGCTCAAGCATATACCCGGTTCGCACATTCAGCTAGAAATGTCGGCACCGAACCGGGCCTGCGTCATTTACCCAAGCGACGGGGAGCCAGATAAAAAACACCTGTCATTGTTAATGCCAGTCATGCTAAACACCTACGCCTAA
- a CDS encoding VRR-NUC domain-containing protein — translation MPDLITADQFQALNKKKPAKGNPEHDLQCQVVSDFDRDYPDYEGLLYAIPNGAKLPFKNVKNRKTGKISRYCPEAMKLKAEGLRPGVPDLCLPVPKGRYHGLYVEMKYGDNKPTPEQNYWMQRLTKLGYCCRVCYSRSEAKHIFKTYLSL, via the coding sequence GTGCCTGATCTGATCACCGCCGATCAGTTTCAAGCCCTCAACAAAAAGAAGCCAGCCAAAGGCAACCCGGAACACGACCTGCAATGTCAGGTCGTGTCTGACTTCGACAGAGATTACCCGGACTACGAAGGTCTGCTGTATGCCATTCCGAACGGGGCGAAACTCCCCTTCAAGAATGTCAAAAACAGGAAAACCGGCAAGATCAGCCGGTACTGCCCGGAAGCGATGAAACTCAAAGCCGAAGGTTTACGACCGGGTGTACCTGATCTATGCCTGCCGGTTCCGAAAGGTCGCTATCATGGTCTGTATGTCGAAATGAAGTACGGCGACAACAAGCCGACCCCCGAACAGAATTACTGGATGCAGCGACTTACGAAGCTCGGCTACTGCTGCCGGGTCTGCTACTCGCGATCTGAAGCCAAACACATCTTTAAAACCTATTTATCATTATGA
- a CDS encoding DUF4468 domain-containing protein: MKLLLRTQQPLATIALFILLSLSYSANAQDNTLKGILPLQNNEVYYKQKFETPGLTKAEVFRRARRWWVLTYKSAKDVLQLSDENTGELIGKGYSFVDAPGEKKDMPISFIVHSTMTLDAADGGYVVTVSQIRLLNSWFALPGAPIETYKRSPEKNLIRVLQGTDQKIKDTFASINKFVLTESL; the protein is encoded by the coding sequence ATGAAACTACTTCTACGAACACAACAGCCTCTTGCGACCATCGCCCTTTTTATCCTTTTAAGTCTATCATATTCTGCCAATGCGCAGGACAATACACTTAAAGGCATCCTGCCTCTGCAAAACAATGAGGTGTACTACAAGCAAAAGTTTGAAACCCCTGGACTAACAAAAGCGGAAGTATTTCGACGCGCCCGGCGCTGGTGGGTCTTAACCTACAAGTCCGCTAAAGACGTTTTGCAGCTTAGCGACGAAAATACCGGCGAACTAATTGGTAAAGGCTATAGCTTCGTAGATGCTCCGGGTGAAAAGAAAGATATGCCGATTTCGTTTATCGTCCACTCGACAATGACGCTCGATGCCGCAGACGGTGGCTATGTCGTCACGGTTAGTCAGATCAGGCTATTGAACTCGTGGTTTGCCCTTCCAGGAGCGCCAATTGAAACGTACAAGCGATCTCCTGAAAAAAATCTGATTCGTGTCTTACAGGGTACAGATCAGAAAATAAAGGATACGTTTGCATCGATCAACAAGTTTGTACTTACCGAATCTCTTTAA